A portion of the Pseudomonas sp. GR 6-02 genome contains these proteins:
- a CDS encoding murein hydrolase activator EnvC family protein — translation MLRVLIALALTCLLQPAFADERTQTQQQLDATRQDIAELKKLLGKLQEEKSGVQKDLKGTETEMGKLEKQVDALQKELKKSESELQRLDAEKKKLQSARIDQQRLIAIQARAAYQNGRQEYLKLLLNQQNPEKFARTLTYYDYLSQARLEQLKNFNETLRQLANVEKDISMQQAQLLVQKSSLDSQRDELDKVRKERQQVLAKLNDDVKARDQKLAAREQDQADLSKVLKTIEETLARQAREAEEARQKALIAQQEAEKKRLREAQAAADATDAPRKPVKSTPGALVSSSGETFGGPFASTRGKLPWPVDGRLLARFGETRGDDARTKWDGVMISASAGSQVHAVHGGRVVFADWLRGAGLLVILDHGNGFLSLYGHNQTLLKSAGDVVKAGESISTVGNSGGQDTPALYFAIRQQGHPSDPAQWCRAQG, via the coding sequence ATGCTTCGCGTCCTGATAGCCCTCGCTCTGACATGCCTGCTCCAACCGGCCTTTGCCGACGAGCGCACGCAAACCCAACAACAGTTGGACGCCACGCGTCAGGACATTGCCGAACTGAAAAAGCTGCTGGGCAAGCTGCAGGAAGAAAAATCCGGGGTGCAGAAAGACCTCAAAGGCACCGAAACCGAGATGGGCAAGCTCGAGAAGCAGGTCGATGCGCTGCAAAAAGAGCTGAAGAAAAGCGAATCCGAGCTCCAGCGACTCGATGCCGAGAAAAAAAAACTCCAGAGCGCGCGCATTGACCAGCAACGACTGATCGCCATCCAGGCCCGCGCGGCCTATCAGAATGGCCGCCAGGAGTACCTGAAACTGCTGCTCAACCAGCAGAACCCGGAAAAATTCGCCCGCACCCTCACCTATTACGACTACCTGAGCCAGGCCCGCCTGGAGCAGCTGAAGAATTTCAACGAAACCCTGCGCCAACTGGCCAATGTCGAAAAAGACATCTCGATGCAGCAAGCGCAATTGCTGGTGCAGAAAAGCAGCCTCGACAGCCAGCGCGACGAACTCGACAAGGTCCGCAAGGAGCGCCAGCAAGTCCTGGCCAAGCTCAACGACGACGTGAAAGCTCGAGACCAGAAACTGGCCGCCCGCGAGCAGGATCAGGCAGACCTGTCTAAAGTCCTTAAAACCATTGAAGAAACCCTGGCCCGCCAGGCCCGTGAGGCAGAAGAAGCGCGGCAAAAAGCGCTGATCGCCCAGCAGGAAGCCGAAAAAAAGCGGTTACGTGAGGCTCAGGCAGCAGCAGACGCCACCGATGCCCCACGCAAACCCGTCAAATCGACGCCCGGCGCCCTGGTTTCAAGTTCAGGCGAGACCTTTGGCGGCCCCTTTGCTTCCACCCGCGGCAAACTTCCATGGCCGGTTGATGGTCGACTGCTGGCGCGCTTCGGTGAAACCCGTGGCGACGATGCCCGAACCAAATGGGACGGCGTGATGATCAGCGCCTCCGCCGGCAGCCAGGTGCATGCCGTGCACGGCGGTCGCGTGGTGTTTGCCGACTGGCTGCGTGGGGCCGGGCTGCTGGTGATTCTCGACCACGGCAACGGTTTTTTGAGTCTTTACGGTCACAACCAGACGCTGCTCAAGTCTGCGGGTGACGTGGTAAAAGCCGGTGAATCCATCTCCACTGTCGGTAACAGTGGCGGGCAGGACACACCAGCACTGTATTTCGCTATTCGTCAGCAGGGTCACCCGAGTGATCCGGCGCAATGGTGCCGCGCGCAAGGATAG
- a CDS encoding trypsin-like serine peptidase, producing MNSIPILLASALCSLCTPSFANNSDYGEGLQNLTPSKILENTDGSRDHWQGIGRLAINHGSCTAALLDTRDEIELPETPAYVLTAGHCIELTNGNIVTDSPVSGTITFNYFTDTSKFKAYPLKTTIWRSMQGVDMAIVELDVSLQKLIADGIQPLKLASETPTNGTDVLIVGAPTGFDQITLRMAACTLQPTQDLVEGPWVWRNTFMTRCKDIRGGSSGSPVLDRYSNEIVGVVGTGNFEVDVVPCRDHAPCTRVGNDYVAVHENVYGNPTALLNGCFSQGRIAPNPPSSCQLYPAFTVDDGAAELDRYKRVKQLNNGSIIIPTWNYRFSISTPFYRHKTVSSAMKCEETENYSDPISSTDAQINSEIGTKPGFYFLCILGLESAEQHASRGLLKNALSLPVEILDNTPTAQANLSFESNVFVTLAKAEEPYRTYSIKFGPVETTDCHQPEKYIEDMTMDFFIPSEKLPGKLCVIAYDKSGQASEPRIDLLSPVTGTHKAASSNAQVAP from the coding sequence ATGAATTCGATCCCCATACTTCTTGCCAGTGCATTGTGCTCACTGTGTACACCCAGCTTTGCGAACAACAGCGATTATGGCGAAGGCCTGCAGAACCTGACCCCTTCCAAAATCCTTGAAAATACCGACGGCTCCCGCGACCACTGGCAAGGTATCGGGCGCCTGGCGATCAATCACGGGAGCTGTACCGCGGCCCTTCTGGATACACGCGATGAAATAGAGTTGCCGGAAACGCCCGCTTACGTACTTACTGCGGGACACTGCATTGAATTGACCAATGGCAACATCGTGACCGACAGCCCGGTCAGCGGCACCATCACATTCAATTATTTCACCGACACCTCCAAGTTCAAGGCCTATCCGCTGAAGACGACGATATGGCGGAGCATGCAAGGCGTTGATATGGCCATAGTTGAATTGGATGTCAGCCTTCAAAAGCTCATTGCGGATGGCATACAACCGTTGAAACTGGCGAGTGAGACACCAACGAATGGCACCGATGTCTTGATCGTGGGGGCGCCAACAGGTTTCGACCAAATCACATTGCGCATGGCGGCTTGTACTTTGCAGCCCACCCAGGACCTTGTTGAAGGTCCATGGGTGTGGCGGAACACCTTTATGACTCGCTGCAAGGACATTCGAGGCGGCAGCTCCGGAAGCCCCGTGCTGGATCGCTATTCAAACGAGATCGTAGGGGTAGTGGGAACAGGAAATTTCGAGGTTGATGTTGTCCCATGCCGCGATCATGCGCCCTGCACGCGCGTTGGAAATGACTATGTGGCGGTACACGAAAATGTGTATGGCAACCCCACGGCGCTTCTCAATGGGTGTTTCTCACAAGGCCGTATCGCTCCAAATCCGCCATCGTCCTGCCAACTCTACCCGGCTTTTACCGTTGACGATGGCGCAGCCGAGCTGGACAGATACAAGAGAGTTAAACAGCTCAATAATGGTTCCATAATCATCCCGACCTGGAACTATCGATTTTCGATCAGTACTCCCTTCTACCGTCATAAAACCGTTTCCTCCGCAATGAAATGCGAGGAAACCGAAAATTACAGCGATCCAATAAGCTCAACAGATGCACAAATCAATTCTGAGATAGGTACGAAACCTGGATTCTATTTTCTATGCATTTTAGGTCTGGAATCAGCTGAACAGCACGCCTCAAGAGGCCTCTTGAAAAACGCGTTGTCTTTACCCGTAGAGATATTGGATAACACACCAACCGCGCAGGCCAACTTGTCCTTTGAAAGCAACGTGTTTGTAACACTGGCGAAAGCGGAAGAGCCGTATCGGACCTACTCCATCAAGTTTGGTCCTGTAGAAACAACGGACTGTCATCAACCCGAAAAATACATTGAAGACATGACAATGGACTTCTTTATTCCGAGCGAGAAACTTCCGGGAAAGCTTTGCGTCATTGCCTACGACAAATCGGGACAGGCGTCCGAACCGAGGATCGACTTACTGAGCCCGGTAACTGGAACTCATAAGGCTGCGTCATCCAACGCTCAAGTTGCCCCATAA
- a CDS encoding substrate-binding periplasmic protein, with amino-acid sequence MLKRLLLVLASASLLLINGARAEEGPDTGLILLTENFPPYNMAKNGKNFAQDENINGIAVDIVREMFKRADIPYSLTLRFPWERIYKLALEKPGYGVFVMARLPDRENLFKWVGPIGPDDWIMLAKADSKITLESLDEARKYKIGAYKGDAIAETLAKQGLKPIVVLRDQDNAKKLANGQIDLWATGDPAGRYLARLDGVTGLKTVLRFNSAELYLALNKDVPDETVAKLQAALDQLRKEGVVDDIMARYL; translated from the coding sequence ATGCTTAAACGTCTTCTTCTTGTCCTCGCCAGCGCTTCTCTGTTGCTCATCAACGGGGCTCGCGCCGAAGAAGGTCCCGACACCGGCCTGATATTGCTGACGGAAAACTTCCCCCCGTACAACATGGCGAAGAACGGCAAGAACTTCGCCCAGGACGAGAACATCAATGGCATCGCCGTGGACATCGTCCGCGAGATGTTCAAGCGCGCTGACATCCCCTACAGCCTGACGCTGCGTTTCCCTTGGGAGCGAATCTACAAACTCGCTCTGGAAAAGCCCGGTTATGGCGTGTTCGTAATGGCGCGGCTGCCGGACCGCGAGAATCTCTTCAAGTGGGTCGGCCCTATAGGCCCGGACGACTGGATCATGCTGGCCAAGGCTGATAGCAAGATCACCCTGGAATCGCTGGATGAGGCGCGTAAATACAAAATTGGTGCCTACAAAGGCGATGCGATTGCCGAGACTTTGGCCAAGCAAGGGCTGAAGCCGATTGTGGTGCTGCGCGACCAGGACAATGCGAAGAAGCTGGCTAACGGTCAGATCGATCTGTGGGCTACGGGTGATCCGGCGGGACGTTACCTGGCGCGGCTGGACGGGGTAACCGGGCTCAAGACCGTACTGCGCTTCAACAGCGCCGAGCTGTACCTGGCGCTGAACAAGGACGTGCCGGATGAGACTGTCGCCAAGCTGCAAGCCGCGCTGGATCAGTTGCGCAAGGAAGGTGTGGTGGACGACATCATGGCGCGGTATCTCTAA
- the grxC gene encoding glutaredoxin 3 — MNNVVVYSSDYCPYCSRAKYLLENKGVAFEEIKVDGKPQVRAAMAQKAGRTSVPQIWIGNTHVGGCDDLFALERAGKLDAMLKA; from the coding sequence ATGAACAACGTCGTCGTCTATTCCAGCGATTACTGCCCTTATTGCTCGCGAGCCAAGTACCTGCTCGAGAACAAAGGCGTGGCCTTCGAAGAGATCAAGGTCGATGGCAAGCCGCAGGTGCGTGCCGCGATGGCTCAGAAGGCCGGGCGAACGTCCGTGCCGCAGATCTGGATCGGCAACACCCACGTTGGCGGCTGTGATGATTTGTTTGCCCTGGAGCGCGCCGGCAAGCTCGACGCCATGCTCAAGGCCTGA
- a CDS encoding divergent polysaccharide deacetylase family protein: protein MRLRLLLGLLCSLAGVAHAAPATTATTPHKAYLSLIIDDLGQNLPRDRRVLALPGPVTTAIMPDTPHATEFAREAHRAGKTVILHMPMDPATGPFAWHPELPIEELEKRLNAAFNMVPYTAGINNHMGSRMTAQQPAMAWLMADLQRRHKFFVDSRTSAQTVAAAEAQKIGLASVSRDVFLDDEPTETAIFTQLQTAISLARKQGSAVMIGHPYPQTLAVLERELPKLKAQGIDWIDIKLMISVRGNRATAAHGKDGVYR from the coding sequence ATGCGCCTGCGGTTACTACTCGGTCTGCTGTGCAGTCTGGCGGGAGTTGCTCACGCAGCACCTGCCACGACAGCGACCACACCTCACAAGGCTTATCTGAGCCTGATCATCGATGACCTGGGGCAGAACCTGCCCCGGGATCGCCGCGTGCTGGCCCTGCCAGGCCCGGTCACCACGGCAATCATGCCCGATACACCCCACGCCACCGAATTCGCCCGCGAAGCCCATCGCGCCGGCAAGACTGTCATTCTGCATATGCCCATGGACCCGGCCACCGGACCATTCGCCTGGCATCCCGAGTTGCCCATCGAAGAACTTGAAAAGCGCCTGAACGCCGCGTTCAACATGGTGCCCTATACCGCCGGCATCAATAACCACATGGGTAGCCGCATGACCGCTCAGCAACCGGCCATGGCCTGGCTGATGGCGGACTTGCAGCGTCGGCACAAATTCTTCGTCGACAGCCGCACCAGTGCGCAAACCGTGGCCGCCGCCGAGGCGCAGAAGATTGGCTTGGCAAGTGTTTCGCGGGACGTGTTTCTGGATGACGAGCCCACCGAAACGGCGATCTTCACGCAGCTACAGACGGCGATCAGCCTGGCGCGCAAGCAGGGTTCGGCGGTGATGATCGGGCATCCGTATCCGCAGACTCTGGCGGTGCTGGAGCGTGAGTTGCCCAAGCTCAAGGCACAGGGAATTGACTGGATCGACATCAAATTGATGATCAGCGTGCGCGGCAATCGTGCGACGGCTGCTCATGGCAAGGATGGCGTCTACCGCTGA
- a CDS encoding S41 family peptidase gives MLHLSRLTSLALTIALVIGAPLAFAAQPAPAVAPAGTAATTKAPLPLDELRTFAEVMDRIKAAYVEPVDDKTLLENAIKGMLSNLDPHSAYLGPEDFTELQESTSGEFGGLGIEVGAEDGFIKVVSPIDDTPASKAGIQAGDFIVKINGQPTRGQSMTEAVDKMRGKIGQKITLTLVRDGGTPFDVTLVRATIQVKSVKSQLLESGYGYIRITQFQVKTGEEVSKALAKLRKDNGKKLSGIVLDLRNNPGGVLQSAVEVVDHFITKGLIVYTKGRIANSELRFSATGKDESEAVPMVVLINGGSASASEIVAGALQDQKRAVVMGTTSFGKGSVQTVLPLNNDRALKITTALYYTPNGRSIQAQGIVPDIEVRKAKITNEQDGDYFKEADLQGHLGNGNGGADKPSGSGGKAKAMPQDDDYQLAQALSLLKGLSITRGH, from the coding sequence ATGCTGCATTTGTCCCGCCTTACCTCGCTGGCCCTGACGATCGCCCTGGTGATCGGCGCGCCTCTGGCGTTTGCCGCTCAACCGGCCCCGGCGGTCGCGCCTGCCGGCACTGCTGCGACCACCAAGGCGCCATTGCCGCTGGACGAGTTGCGCACCTTTGCCGAAGTCATGGACCGGATCAAGGCAGCCTATGTAGAACCGGTTGACGACAAGACCCTGCTGGAAAACGCCATCAAAGGCATGCTCAGCAACCTCGACCCGCACTCCGCCTACCTGGGCCCGGAAGACTTCACTGAATTGCAGGAAAGCACCAGCGGCGAATTCGGCGGCCTGGGCATCGAAGTCGGCGCGGAAGACGGTTTCATCAAAGTGGTTTCGCCTATCGATGACACCCCGGCCTCCAAGGCTGGCATCCAGGCCGGCGACTTCATCGTCAAGATCAACGGCCAGCCGACTCGCGGCCAAAGCATGACCGAAGCCGTGGACAAGATGCGCGGCAAGATCGGCCAGAAGATCACCCTGACCCTGGTCCGCGACGGCGGCACTCCGTTCGACGTGACCCTGGTCCGCGCCACCATCCAGGTGAAAAGCGTCAAGAGCCAGCTGCTGGAATCCGGCTACGGCTACATCCGCATCACCCAGTTCCAGGTCAAGACCGGCGAAGAGGTCTCCAAGGCCTTGGCCAAGCTGCGCAAGGACAACGGCAAGAAACTCAGCGGCATCGTCCTCGACCTGCGTAACAACCCGGGCGGCGTGCTGCAATCGGCGGTGGAAGTGGTCGACCACTTCATCACCAAGGGCCTGATCGTCTACACCAAGGGCCGCATCGCCAACTCTGAACTGCGCTTCTCCGCCACCGGCAAGGACGAAAGCGAAGCCGTGCCAATGGTCGTGCTGATCAACGGCGGCAGCGCCTCGGCCTCGGAAATTGTCGCCGGCGCCCTGCAGGATCAGAAACGTGCGGTGGTCATGGGCACCACCAGTTTCGGCAAAGGCTCGGTCCAGACCGTGTTGCCGCTGAACAACGATCGCGCACTGAAAATCACCACGGCGCTGTATTACACGCCGAACGGCCGCTCGATTCAGGCTCAGGGCATCGTCCCGGACATCGAAGTGCGCAAGGCCAAGATCACCAACGAGCAGGACGGCGATTACTTCAAGGAAGCCGATCTGCAAGGTCACTTGGGCAATGGCAACGGCGGCGCCGACAAACCGAGCGGTTCGGGCGGCAAAGCCAAGGCCATGCCGCAGGATGACGATTACCAATTGGCCCAGGCCCTGAGCCTGCTCAAAGGGCTGAGCATCACCCGCGGCCACTGA
- the gpmI gene encoding 2,3-bisphosphoglycerate-independent phosphoglycerate mutase: MTTTPKPLVLIILDGFGHSESPESNAIYAAKKPVLDRLWATVPNGLISGSGMDVGLPDGQMGNSEVGHMNLGAGRVVYQDFTRVTKAIRDGEFFENPTICAAVDKAVAAGKAVHFMGLLSDGGVHSHQDHLIAMAELAFKRGAEKIYLHAFLDGRDTPPKSAQSSIELLDATFEALGKGRIASIIGRYYAMDRDNRWDRVSQAYNLIVDGASEFNAATAQEGLQAAYERGESDEFVKATSIGEPVKVEDGDAVVFMNFRADRARELTRVFVEDDFKEFERARQPKLAGFVMLTQYAASIPAPSAFAAGSLENVLGDYLAKNGKTQLRIAETEKYAHVTFFFSGGREEPFPGEERILIPSPKVATYDLQPEMSAPEVTDRIVDAIENQRFDVIVVNYANGDMVGHSGVFEAAVKAVECLDTCVGRIVTALEKVGGEALITADHGNVEQMSDASTGQAHTAHTTEPVPFIYVGKRDLKVREGGVLADVAPTMLKLLGLEKPVEMTGTSILV; this comes from the coding sequence ATGACTACCACGCCTAAACCTTTGGTCCTGATTATTCTCGACGGCTTCGGTCACAGTGAGAGCCCTGAATCCAACGCCATCTATGCGGCGAAGAAGCCCGTACTGGACCGTCTGTGGGCCACCGTGCCGAACGGCCTGATCTCGGGCAGCGGCATGGACGTCGGCTTGCCGGACGGCCAGATGGGCAACTCCGAAGTCGGCCACATGAACCTCGGCGCCGGCCGGGTGGTGTATCAGGACTTCACTCGCGTGACCAAAGCGATCCGCGACGGCGAGTTCTTCGAGAACCCGACCATCTGCGCCGCGGTGGATAAAGCCGTCGCTGCCGGCAAAGCCGTGCACTTCATGGGTCTGCTGTCCGATGGCGGCGTTCACAGCCACCAGGACCACCTGATCGCCATGGCTGAGCTGGCCTTCAAGCGCGGCGCCGAAAAAATCTACCTGCACGCCTTCCTCGACGGCCGCGACACGCCGCCGAAAAGCGCCCAGTCGTCGATCGAATTGCTGGATGCAACCTTCGAAGCCCTCGGCAAAGGCCGGATCGCCAGCATCATTGGCCGTTATTACGCCATGGACCGTGACAACCGTTGGGATCGCGTGTCCCAGGCCTACAACCTGATCGTCGATGGCGCCAGCGAATTCAATGCCGCCACCGCCCAGGAAGGCCTGCAGGCCGCGTACGAACGTGGCGAGAGCGACGAATTCGTCAAAGCCACCAGCATCGGTGAGCCGGTGAAGGTCGAAGATGGCGACGCCGTGGTCTTCATGAACTTCCGCGCCGACCGTGCCCGCGAACTGACCCGCGTGTTCGTCGAAGACGATTTCAAGGAATTCGAACGTGCTCGCCAGCCAAAACTGGCCGGTTTCGTCATGCTGACCCAATACGCCGCCAGCATCCCCGCGCCGTCGGCTTTCGCTGCGGGTAGCCTGGAAAACGTACTGGGCGATTACCTGGCGAAAAACGGCAAGACACAGCTGCGCATCGCCGAAACCGAGAAGTATGCCCACGTGACCTTCTTCTTCTCCGGCGGTCGCGAAGAACCGTTCCCGGGCGAAGAACGCATCCTGATCCCGTCGCCGAAAGTCGCCACCTATGACTTGCAGCCCGAGATGAGTGCCCCGGAAGTCACCGACCGCATCGTCGATGCCATTGAAAACCAGCGTTTCGACGTGATCGTGGTCAACTACGCCAACGGCGACATGGTCGGCCACAGCGGTGTATTCGAGGCGGCGGTGAAAGCTGTGGAATGCCTGGACACCTGCGTCGGCCGTATCGTCACGGCGCTGGAAAAAGTCGGCGGCGAAGCCCTGATTACCGCCGACCATGGCAATGTCGAGCAAATGTCCGACGCCTCCACCGGCCAGGCCCACACCGCCCACACCACCGAGCCGGTGCCGTTCATCTATGTCGGCAAGCGTGACTTGAAGGTTCGCGAAGGCGGCGTGCTGGCCGACGTGGCGCCGACCATGCTGAAGTTGCTGGGGCTTGAGAAGCCTGTGGAAATGACCGGGACTTCGATTCTGGTGTAA
- the hisF gene encoding imidazole glycerol phosphate synthase subunit HisF, which yields MALAKRIIPCLDVDNGRVVKGVKFENIRDAGDPVEIARRYDEQGADEITFLDITASVDGRDTTLHTVERMASQVFIPLTVGGGVRTVQDIRNLLNAGADKVSINTAAVFNPEFVGEAAQHFGSQCIVVAIDAKKVSGPGEPPRWEIFTHGGRKPTGLDAVEWAKKMEGLGAGEILLTSMDQDGMKNGFDLGVTRAISDALGIPVIASGGVGNLQHLADGILEGHASAVLAASIFHFGEYTVQEAKAYMAHRGIVMR from the coding sequence ATGGCGCTGGCCAAACGCATCATCCCTTGCCTGGACGTGGATAACGGCCGGGTGGTCAAGGGCGTCAAGTTCGAGAACATTCGCGACGCCGGCGACCCGGTGGAAATCGCCCGTCGCTACGACGAGCAGGGTGCCGACGAGATTACCTTTCTCGACATCACTGCCAGCGTCGACGGCCGCGACACCACGCTGCACACCGTCGAGCGCATGGCCAGCCAGGTGTTCATCCCGCTGACCGTGGGCGGCGGCGTGCGTACCGTGCAGGACATTCGCAATCTGCTGAACGCCGGTGCGGACAAGGTCTCGATCAACACCGCTGCAGTGTTCAACCCGGAATTCGTCGGCGAAGCGGCGCAGCATTTCGGCTCGCAGTGCATTGTCGTCGCGATCGACGCCAAGAAAGTTTCCGGTCCGGGCGAACCCCCGCGCTGGGAAATCTTCACCCACGGTGGTCGCAAGCCAACCGGCCTCGACGCCGTTGAGTGGGCGAAGAAAATGGAAGGTCTCGGTGCCGGCGAAATCCTGCTGACCAGCATGGACCAGGACGGCATGAAAAACGGCTTCGATCTGGGTGTCACCCGCGCTATCAGTGATGCGCTGGGGATTCCGGTGATCGCCTCCGGTGGTGTCGGCAACTTGCAGCATTTGGCCGACGGTATTCTTGAAGGCCACGCCAGTGCGGTATTGGCGGCGAGTATTTTCCACTTCGGCGAATACACCGTTCAGGAAGCCAAGGCCTACATGGCCCATCGCGGAATCGTGATGCGATGA
- a CDS encoding rhodanese-like domain-containing protein encodes MVDHLIQFATNHYILVGIFVVLAALLLAYQMQGGGRSLSTGELTGLVNKDAGVVVDIRPTKDFAAGHIVGALNIPQDKLATRVGELEKHKAKTIILVDAMGQTAGTHARELVKAGFTAAKLSGGISSWKADNLPLVK; translated from the coding sequence ATGGTTGATCACCTGATTCAATTCGCCACCAACCACTACATTCTCGTGGGTATCTTCGTTGTACTGGCGGCCCTGCTATTGGCCTATCAGATGCAAGGCGGTGGCCGCAGCCTGAGCACCGGTGAACTGACCGGGCTGGTCAACAAGGACGCAGGCGTGGTGGTCGACATTCGTCCGACCAAGGATTTCGCCGCCGGTCACATCGTTGGCGCGTTGAATATTCCTCAGGACAAACTGGCCACTCGCGTCGGCGAACTGGAAAAGCACAAGGCCAAGACCATTATCCTGGTCGACGCCATGGGCCAGACCGCCGGTACTCATGCCCGTGAACTGGTGAAAGCCGGTTTCACCGCTGCCAAGCTGTCTGGCGGTATTTCCAGCTGGAAAGCCGATAATCTGCCGCTGGTGAAGTGA
- the trmL gene encoding tRNA (uridine(34)/cytosine(34)/5-carboxymethylaminomethyluridine(34)-2'-O)-methyltransferase TrmL yields the protein MFHVILFQPEIPPNTGNVIRLCANSGCHLHLIEPLGFEMDDKRLRRAGLDYHEYATLQRHADLASCLESLGHPRLFAFTTKGSRPFHDASFAEGDAFLFGPESRGLPAEVLDALPGEQRLRLPMREGCRSLNLSNTVAIAVYEAWRQLGFK from the coding sequence ATGTTTCACGTCATCCTTTTCCAACCAGAAATTCCGCCGAATACCGGCAACGTTATCAGGCTGTGCGCCAACAGTGGCTGCCACCTGCATTTGATCGAACCGCTGGGCTTCGAGATGGACGACAAGCGCCTGCGCCGGGCGGGCCTCGATTACCATGAGTATGCCACCCTGCAACGCCACGCAGACCTCGCCAGCTGTCTGGAAAGCCTCGGCCACCCTCGGCTGTTCGCCTTTACCACCAAGGGTTCGCGACCGTTCCATGATGCCAGCTTCGCCGAGGGCGATGCCTTCCTGTTCGGCCCGGAAAGCCGCGGCTTGCCAGCCGAAGTGCTCGACGCCCTGCCCGGCGAACAACGCCTGCGCCTGCCCATGCGCGAAGGCTGTCGCAGCCTGAACCTGTCCAACACCGTGGCCATCGCAGTGTACGAGGCCTGGCGTCAGCTCGGGTTCAAGTAA
- the secB gene encoding protein-export chaperone SecB — protein sequence MTDQQNTAASEEENAPQFSLQRIYVRDLSFEAPKSPAIFRQQWEPSVGLDLNTRQKALEGDFHEVVLTLSVTVKNGEEVAFIAEVQQAGIFLIKNLDAASMSHTLGAFCPNILFPYARETLDSLVTRGSFPALMLAPVNFDALYAQELQRMQAAGETPTVQ from the coding sequence ATGACTGACCAACAGAACACTGCAGCTAGCGAAGAAGAAAACGCACCGCAATTCTCCTTGCAGCGCATCTACGTACGTGACTTGTCCTTCGAAGCCCCGAAAAGCCCGGCAATCTTCCGCCAGCAGTGGGAGCCGAGCGTCGGTCTGGATCTGAACACCCGTCAGAAGGCGCTGGAAGGCGACTTCCACGAAGTCGTGCTGACCCTGTCGGTCACCGTGAAAAACGGTGAAGAAGTGGCGTTCATCGCTGAAGTGCAACAAGCCGGGATCTTCCTGATCAAGAACCTGGACGCGGCTTCGATGAGCCACACCCTGGGCGCGTTCTGCCCGAACATCCTGTTCCCGTACGCTCGCGAAACCCTGGACAGCCTGGTGACCCGCGGTTCGTTCCCGGCCCTGATGCTGGCCCCGGTGAACTTCGACGCGCTGTACGCACAAGAGCTGCAACGCATGCAGGCGGCTGGCGAGACTCCGACCGTCCAGTAA